In Populus alba chromosome 1, ASM523922v2, whole genome shotgun sequence, a single window of DNA contains:
- the LOC118056877 gene encoding E3 ubiquitin-protein ligase UPL1 isoform X1, which produces MTKLKRRRSSEVPPKIKSFINNVTTTPLENIEEPLKGFVWEFDKGDFHHWVDLFNHFDSYFEKHIKPRRDLQVEDNFLESDPPFPREAVLQILCVIRIILENCTNKHFYSSYEQHLSNLLASTDADVLEACLQTLAAFLKKTLGRYSIRDTSLNTKLFSLAQGWGGKDEGLGLIASTAQNGCDPVAFELGCTLHFEFYALDELSSQVSATEQSTQGLQIIHLPNVNACPETDLELLNKLVVEYKVPPSLRFSLLTRLRFARAFGSLASRQQYTCIRLYAFIVLVQASSDADDLVSFFNSEPEFINELVSLLSYEDEVPEKIRIRCLLSLVALSQDRSRQSTVLAAVTSGGHRGILSSLMQKTIDSVISDTSKWSVVFSEALLSLVTVLVSSSSGCSAMREAGFIPTLLPLLKDTDPQHLHLVATAVHILEAFMDYSNPAAALFRELGGLDDTISRLKVEVSHIENCSKQQGEDSDLRARNLRVVASASSELDSMLPLYSEALVAYHRRFLMKALLRAISLGTYASGNTSRIYGSEESLLPQCLCIIFRRAKDFGGGVFSLAATVMSDLIHKDPTCFPILDAAGLPSAFLDAIMDGVLCSSEAIMCIPQCLDALCLNNNGLQAVKDRNALRCFVKIFTSKMYLRALFGEAPGSLSSGLDELMRHASSLRGPGVDMVIEILNAISKIGSGVDASYSPTDPTCSAPVPMETDAEERSTVLSDDRESFRMETLEQTTEQSSDASVANVESLFPECLSNVARLLETILQNSDTCRIFVEKKGIDAVLQLFTLPLMPLSTPIGQIISVAFKNFSPQHSASLARSVCAFLREHLKSTNELLVSVGGTHLAVVESAHQAKVLRYLSSLEGILSLSNFLLKGNSTVVSELGTADADVLKDLGNAYREIVWQVSLYNDSKVDEKRYAEQENESADVSSSNAVGRESDDDANVPVVRYMNPVSIRNGSQSLWGGEREFLSVIRSGEGLHRRSRHGLARIRGGRTGRHLDALSVDSEIPSDEPETSLPKLKRRTPDEILNKLASILRTFFSALVKGFTLPNRRRADVGSLSAASKTLGTTLAKIFLEALSFSGYSTTGLDTSLSVKCRYLGKVVDDMAALTFDSRRRTCYAAMVNNFYVHGTFRELLTTFEATSQLLWTLPYPFPTPSVDQEKAGEGNNLSHSTWLLDTLHSYCRALEYFVNSSLLLSSTSASQAQLLVQPVAVGLSIGLFPVPKDPEVFVRMLQSQVLDVILLVWNHPMFPSCSAGFIASIVSLVTHIYSGVGDVKRSRGGIAGSTNQRFMPPPPDENTIATIVEMGFTRARAEEALRRVETNSVEMAMEWLFSHAEDPVQDDDELARALALSLGSSSEGSKAGNVDKSIDALTEEGQMKVPPIEDILAASVKLCQSSDTMAFSLTDLLVTLCNRNKGEDRLKVASYLIEQLKLCPLDFSKDSSALCMISHILALLLFEDGTVREIAAQNGIVAAATDVLMNFKARNASGSEILVPKCVSALLLILDNMLQSRPRISSEIMGGTQTVSPPDSSVPASGAEEKVTSDFPEKESGTALEKILGKSTGYLTIEESHKVLLVVCDLMKQHVPAVIMQAILQLCARLTKTHVLALQFLENGGLVALFNLPRSCFFPGYQTVASAIVRHLLEDPQTLQTAMELEIRQTLSGNRHAGRFSPRTFLTSMAPVISRDPVVFMKAAAAVCQLESSGGRTFVVLSKEKEKEKDKSKASGAEESVRISESKMHDGSGKCAKGHKKIPANLTQVIDQLLDIVLKYPLQKSQEGYVGDLNSMDVDEPATKLKGKSKVDEAKKTESESEISAGLAKVNFVLKLLSDILLMYVHAVGVILRRDLELCHLRGSNQTGSSGLGGIIHHILHQLLPIATDKSAGPDEWRDKLSEKASWFLVVLCGRSGEGRRRVINELVKAMSSFSNLESNSHKNILLPDKKVFAFSDLVYSILSKNASSSHLPGSGCSPDIAKSMIDGGMVQSLTSILQAIDLDHPDAPKIVNLLLKALESLSRAANASEQVLKSEGLNRKKTTGSNGRHDEQTAASAAETVEHNQNVGGTQEVPDEEETDIQQQEGTTHVEGNHAVHQNESAEQDMRLESEDTMATNPSMEVGLDFMREEMDEGGVLHNTGQIEMTFHVENRADDDMGDEDDDMGDDGDEDEDEDEDEGEDEDEDIAEDGAGMMSLADTDVEDHDDTGLGDDYNDEMIDEEDDDFHENRVIEVRWREALDGLDHLQVLGQPGASGGLIDVAAEPFEGVNVDDLFGLRRPLGFDRRRQSGRSSFERSVTEVNGFQHPLLLRPSQSGDLVSMWSSGGHSSRDLEALSSGSFDVAHFYIDAPVLPYEHVPSSIFVDRSGSAAPPPLSDYSVGMDSLHTQGRRGPGDGRWTDDGQPQAGAQAAAIAQAIEEQFLSQLCSVPATNVPTERQFQNSGVQENQPSDPLSNDGQVVVDGDNTSNQQLEVHQEIGNEDTRYQPNPTVETVPCNEQVDPRPSLNDAGEGPQVDEPMLVQPISLNSTPNGLDNMEIGDGDGTACDQVETMPELANSSAEQHAALHYEGVPEVPASLNEVPIQAVGSAIGGLSDNPLLVDSVSAMPNVDHVNADVEMNGADADADGNQLEQSMLASERGADEPSSRQETLVARDAAQADQTGLDNGAPATNAIDPTFLEALPEDLRAEVLASQQAQSVQPPTYAPPSVDDIDPEFLAALPPDIQAEVLAQQRAQRIAQQAEGQPVDMDNASIIATFPADLREEVLLTSSEAVLSALPSPLLAEAQMLRDRAMSHYQARSLFGSSHRLSSRRNGLGFDRQTVMDRGVGVTIGRRAASTIADSMEVKEMEGKPLLDANALKALIRLLRLAQPLGKGLLQRLLLNLCAHSTTRATLVRLLLDMIKPEAEGSISGLATINSQRLYGCQSNVVYGRSQLLDGLPPLVLRRILEILTYLSTNHTSIANMLFYLDPSIVSEPLSPKYLETKMDKGKEKIDDRGDSLKPLGDADDIPLILFLKLLNRPLFLRSTAHLEQVMGLLQVVVFMAASKLESQAQSGQARETSQKQTVGEASSDVPSVPPVVAEASEEDKAASAGLSVSDEKRSIDASSIFLQLPQADLRNLCSLLGREGLSDKVYMLAGEVLKKLASVVATHRKFFTSELSELAHGLSSSAVSELVTLRNTHMLGLSAGSMAGAAILRVLQALSSLTSPTSPTVDENMNLEHNGEQEEQATMWNLSIALEPLWQELSECISVTEMQLIQSTFGRTMSNITVGEHVQGSSSSSPLPPGTQRLLPFIEAFFVLCEKLQANQSIVQQDHMSITAREVKESSGSSSSTTAYMGDSQRKLDGAVTFSRFAEKHRRLLNTFIRQNPGLLEKSLSMMLKAPRLIDFDNKRAYFRSRIRQQHEQHLSGPLRISVRRAYVLEDSYNQLRMRPTQDLRGRLNVQFQGEEGIDAGGLTREWYQLLSRVVFDKGALLFTTVGNNVTFQPNPNSVYQTEHLSYFKFVGRVVAKALFDGQLLDVYFTRSFYKHILGVKVTYHDIEAVDPDYYKNLKWMLENDVSYVPDLTFSMDADEEKHILYEKTQVTDYELKPGGRNIRVTEETKHEYVDLVADHILTNAIRPQITSFLDGFNELVPRELISIFNDKELELLISGLPEIDLDDLKANTEYTGYTSASSVIQWFWEVVKGFNKEDMARLLQFVTGTSKVPLEGFKALQGISGPQKFQIHKAYGAPERLPSAHTCFNQLDLPEYTSREQLQERLLLAIHEASEGFGFG; this is translated from the exons ATGACGAAGCTTAAGAGGAGGAGGTCTTCAGAAGTG CCTCCCAAAATTAAGTCCTTCATCAACAATGTTACTACTACTCCACTCGAGAATATAGAAGAGCCCCTAAAAGGTTTTGTTTGGGAGTTCGATAAG GGAGATTTTCATCACTGGGTTGatctttttaatcattttgattcATATTTTGAGAAGCACATAAAGCCAAGAAGAGACTTGCAGGTTGAGGACAACTTTTTGGAATCTGATCCTCCCTTTCCAAGAGAAGCTGTTCTTCAAATTCTCTGTGTTATCAGAATAATTTTAGAGAACTGCACAAATAAGCACTTTTATAGTTCTTATGAG CAGCATCTTTCTAACCTTCTTGCTTCCACTGATGCGGATGTACTAGAGGCTTGCCTACAGACTCTGGCAGCTTTTTTGAAGAAGACTCTCGGAAGATATTCCATTAGAGATACGTCTTTGAATACGAAGTTATTTTCTCTTGCACAAGGCTGGGGTGGAAAGGATGAGGGTCTTGGATTGATTGCATCTACTGCACAAAATGGGTGTGACCCTGTTGCTTTTGAGCTAGGCTGCACCCTCCATTTTGAGTTCTATGCATTGGATGAGTTGTCAAGTCAGGTCAGTGCCACAGAACAGTCAACTCAGGGTTTACAAATTATCCATCTACCTAATGTCAATGCTTGCCCAGAGACGGATTTAGAGCTTCTGAATAAGTTAGTTGTAGAGTATAAAGTACCTCCCAGCCTAAGATTTTCTTTGTTGACGAGATTGCGGTTTGCAAGGGCTTTTGGCTCCTTGGCTTCTCGACAGCAGTACACATGCATTCGTTTGTATGCTTTCATTGTTCTTGTTCAAGCAAGCAGTGATGCTGATGATCTAGTTTCTTTCTTTAACTCTGAGCCTGAGTTCATCAATGAATTAGTTTCACTTTTGAGCTATGAAGATGAAGTCCCTGAGAAAATTCGAATTCGTTGTCTGTTATCATTGGTTGCCCTTTCTCAAGATCGGTCTCGCCAATCAACTGTTTTGGCTGCTGTCACATCTGGTGGTCACCGTGGTATCCTGTCCAGCCTCATGCAGAAAACCATTGATTCTGTTATCAGTGATACATCTAAGTGGTCTGTTGTTTTTTCTGAGGCTCTACTATCTCTTGTCACTGTTCTGGTGTCATCATCATCAGGTTGCTCAGCCATGCGTGAGGCAGGGTTTATTCCAACTCTTCTACCCCTCCTCAAGGATACAGACCCTCAGCATTTGCATTTGGTAGCTACAGCCGTGCATATTCTAGAGGCATTCATGGATTACAGTAATCCTGCAGCAGCATTATTCAGAGAGTTGGGTGGTTTGGATGATACTATCTCTCGACTGAAGGTAGAAGTGTCTCATATTGAAAATTGTTCAAAGCAACAAGGTGAAGATTCTGATTTGAGGGCGAGGAATTTGCGAGTAGTTGCAAGTGCTTCCTCAGAGTTAGATAGCATGCTCCCACTGTATTCTGAAGCATTAGTTGCATATCATCGACGTTTCCTGATGAAAGCTTTGTTACGGGCTATATCCCTTGGAACATATGCTTCCGGGAATACTTCTCGTATTTATGGATCTGAAGAGAGTTTGTTGCCCCAGTGCCTATGTATAATCTTTAGAAGAGCGAAAGATTTTGGTGGAGGGGTGTTTTCACTTGCAGCCACTGTCATGAGTGATCTAATTCACAAAGATCCTACCTGTTTTCCTATCTTAGATGCAGCCGGTCTTCCTTCTGCTTTTTTGGATGCTATAATGGATGGTGTTCTATGCTCTTCAGAAGCCATAATGTGTATACCTCAGTGTTTGGATGCCCTGTGCCTGAATAATAATGGTCTTCAGGCTGTAAAAGATCGGAATGCTCTAAGGTGCTTTGTGAAAATATTTACATCTAAAATGTATTTGCGTGCCCTTTTTGGTGAGGCACCAGGGTCCCTGTCTAGTGGACTGGATGAACTCATGCGCCATGCTTCCTCATTAAGAGGACCTGGAGTGGATATGGTGATTGAGATCCTAAATGCCATTTCAAAAATTGGGTCTGGGGTTGATGCTTCTTACTCGCCCACTGATCCAACCTGTTCTGCTCCTGTTCCAATGGAAACTGATGCTGAAGAAAGGAGCACGGTTCTGTCAGATGATAGGGAATCTTTTAGGATGGAGACCTTGGAGCAGACCACTGAGCAGTCATCTGATGCCTCTGTAGCAAATGTTGAGTCACTCTTTCCTGAATGTTTAAGCAATGTTGCTCGTCTTCTTGAAACAATTCTTCAGAATTCTGACACATGTCGTATTTTTGTTGAGAAGAAGGGAATTGATGCTGTTCTGCAGTTATTTACTTTGCCACTAATGCCTCTTTCAACACCAATTGGTCAGATCATATCTGTTGCATTTAAGAACTTCTCACCACAGCATTCTGCTTCCTTGGCCAGGTCAGTATGTGCCTTCTTGAGAGAACAtttgaaatcaacaaatgaACTATTAGTTTCAGTTGGAGGGACTCATCTTGCTGTCGTTGAATCTGCTCATCAAGCTAAGGTTCTGAGATATCTTTCCAGCCTTGAGGGTATCCTTTCTCTCTCCAATTTCCTGTTGAAGGGGAATAGTACTGTTGTCTCTGAATTGGGCACTGCAGATGCTGATGTGTTGAAGGATCTTGGGAATGCATACCGGGAAATAGTTTGGCAAGTTTCTCTGTATAATGACTCCAAAGTGGACGAAAAGAGATATGCTGAACAAGAGAATGAGAGTGCAGATGTGTCTTCATCAAATGCTGTTGGAAGAGAAAGTGACGATGATGCAAATGTTCCAGTAGTGAGATACATGAACCCTGTTTCTATTAGGAATGGTTCTCAGTCCCTTTGGGGTGGTGAACGTGAATTTCTCTCAGTCATTCGTTCAGGTGAAGGCTTGCATCGTCGTAGTCGACATGGCTTGGCACGTATACGCGGTGGGAGGACTGGTCGGCACTTGGATGCTTTAAGTGTTGACTCAGAGATCCCATCAGATGAACCAGAGACATCTTTGCCAAAGTTGAAAAGGAGAACTCCTGATGAGATTCTTAACAAGCTGGCTTCTATATTACGTACTTTCTTCTCTGCCCTTGTGAAGGGATTTACATTACCAAACCGTCGAAGGGCTGATGTAGGATCGTTGAGTGCAGCTTCAAAGACATTGGGAACCACCTTGGCTAAAATATTTCTTGAAGCTCTCAGTTTCTCTGGGTATTCTACTACTGGACTTGATACTTCACTGTCAGTTAAGTGCCGATATCTTGGAAAGGTAGTTGATGATATGGCAGCCCTCACATTTGACAGCAGGAGGCGTACTTGTTATGCAGCAATggtcaataatttttatgtacATGGAACCTTTAGGGAGCTGCTCACCACATTTGAAGCTACAAGTCAACTGTTATGGACACTACCTTACCCTTTTCCTACACCCTCAGTTGACCAAGAGAAGGCAGGTGAAGGAAATAATTTGTCTCACAGTACATGGCTACTTGACACTTTACACAGCTACTGCCGTGCACTCGAGTATTTTGTAAACTCCTCTCTACTTTTATCTTCAACCTCTGCATCCCAAGCTCAGCTACTTGTTCAGCCTGTTGCAGTTGGTTTGTCAATTGGGCTATTTCCTGTTCCTAAGGACCCTGAAGTCTTTGTTCGCATGCTGCAGTCTCAGGTTCTGGATGTCATATTACTTGTCTGGAACCACCCAATGTTTCCAAGTTGCAGTGCTGGCTTCATTGCTTCTATTGTATCACTTGTGACACACATATACTCTGGTGTTGGAGATGTCAAAAGGAGTCGCGGTGGCATTGCAGGAAGTACAAACCAAAGGTTCATGCCCCCACCACCCGATGAAAATACAATTGCAACAATTGTTGAGATGGGCTTTACAAGAGCAAGAGCTGAAGAGGCATTGAGACGGGTGGAAACCAATAGTGTTGAAATGGCTATGGAGTGGCTGTTTAGTCATGCTGAGGATCCTGTGCAGGATGATGATGAGTTGGCTCGGGCACTTGCGCTGTCACTAGGAAGTTCATCAGAAGGATCGAAAGCTGGCAATGTGGATAAGTCTATAGATGCCTTGACAGAAGAAGGACAAATGAAGGTGCCTCCCATTGAAGATATTCTTGCTGCATCTGTGAAGCTGTGCCAGAGTAGTGATACGATGGCATTCTCGTTGACAGATTTGCTTGTGACCCTTTGCAATCGAAACAAAGGAGAGGATCGCTTAAAGGTGGCATCTTATCTCATTGAGCAACTAAAGCTTTGCCCGTTGGATTTTTCAAAGGATTCCAGTGCATTGTGTATGATATCACATATTTTAGCATTGCTCCTTTTTGAGGATGGAACTGTTCGAGAAATTGCTGCACAAAATGGTATTGTTGCTGCTGCAACAGATGTCTTGATGAATTTCAAGGCTAGAAATGCATCAGGGAGTGAGATTCTTGTCCCAAAATGCGTAAGTGCTTTACTGCTCATCTTGGATAACATGTTGCAATCCAGGCCCCGAATCTCCTCTGAAATCATGGGAGGAACCCAGACAGTATCTCCACCTGACTCATCAGTTCCAGCATCAGGTGCAGAAGAAAAAGTGACTTCAGACTTCCCCGAGAAAGAATCTGGCACAGCACTTGAGAAAATATTGGGGAAGTCCACTGGTTACCTGACTATTGAAGAGAGTCATAAAGTATTACTTGTTGTTTGTGACTTGATGAAACAGCATGTTCCTGCTGTGATCATGCAGGCTATTCTGCAGTTATGTGCTCGCTTGACAAAAACTCATGTTTTAGCCTTGCAATTTCTTGAAAATGGAGGGTTAGTTGCTCTCTTTAATCTTCCAAGAAGTTGCTTCTTCCCTGGATACCAAACTGTTGCATCTGCTATCGTTCGACACCTCCTTGAAGATCCTCAAACCCTGCAAACTGCTATGGAATTGGAGATACGGCAAACTTTGAGTGGAAATCGCCATGCTGGGCGTTTTTCCCCAAGGACATTTTTGACATCTATGGCACCTGTTATCTCCAGAGATCCTGTGGTTTTTATGAAAGCTGCTGCTGCAGTTTGTCAGTTGGAATCTTCAGGAGGGAGGACTTTTGTGGTGTTATCgaaggaaaaagagaaggaaaaggacAAATCAAAAGCTTCAGGTGCTGAAGAATCTGTCCGGATTTCTGAGAGTAAGATGCATGATGGTTCTGGTAAATGTGCCAAAGGCCATAAAAAGATTCCAGCCAATCTTACTCAAGTAATTGATCAGCTTCTTGATATAGTTCTGAAATACCCTTTGCAAAAAAGTCAGGAAGGTTATGTTGGTGACTTAAATTCTATGGATGTGGATGAACCTGCTACCAAGTTGAAGGGAAAATCCAAAGTTGATGAGGCAAAGAAAACAGAGTCTGAATCTGAAATATCTGCTGGACTGGCGAAGGTGAATTTTGTTCTCAAGTTGTTGAGTGATATTCTTCTTATGTATGTGCACGCAGTTGGGGTCATACTCAGACGAGACTTGGAATTGTGTCATCTGCGGGGATCTAATCAAACAGGTAGTTCAGGGCTTGGTGGGATAATTCATCACATCTTACACCAGCTGCTTCCAATAGCTACAGATAAATCTGCAGGGCCTGATGAATGGAGAGACAAATTGTCTGAAAAAGCTTCTTGGTTCCTGGTGGTTTTGTGCGGTCGATCTGGTGAAGGGCGGAGGCGAGTAATTAATGAACTTGTGAAAGCTATGTCCTCATTCTCGAACTTGGAGAGCAATTCacataaaaacattttgttaCCTGATAAAAAAGTTTTTGCTTTTTCTGATTTGGTATATTCAATTTTGTCTAAAAATGCATCCTCCAGCCACTTACCTGGTTCTGGATGCTCACCGGATATAGCAAAAAGCATGATAGATGGAGGAATGGTGCAGTCTCTCACCAGCATTCTTCAAGCAATTGATTTGGACCATCCTGATGCTCCTAAAATTGTTAATCTTCTACTGAAGGCTTTGGAAAGCCTGTCAAGGGCTGCCAATGCTAGTGAGCAAGTTCTTAAATCTGAGGGTCTGAACAGGAAGAAAACTACAGGGTCAAATGGCAGGCATGATGAACAGACAGCTGCGTCAGCTGCAGAGACCGTAGAGCATAATCAGAATGTGGGGGGCACACAGGAAGTCCCAGATGAGGAGGAGACTGACATTCAGCAACAAGAAGGAACTACTCATGTTGAGGGTAATCATGCTGTACATCAAAATGAGTCAGCAGAGCAAGACATGAGGTTAGAATCGGAAGACACAATGGCAACCAACCCATCAATGGAGGTTGGACTGGATTTCATGCGTGAAGAAATGGACGAAGGTGGTGTGCTACACAATACTGGCCAAATTGAGATGACTTTTCATGTTGAGAACAGGGCTGATGATGATATGGGTGATGAGGATGATGACATGGGAGATGATGGTGACGAGGACGAGGACGAGGACGAGGATGAGGGAGAGGATGAGGATGAGGATATTGCTGAAGATGGTGCTGGCATGATGTCTCTTGCTGACACTGATGTGGAAGATCATGATGATACTGGCTTGGGAGATGACTATAATGATGAGATGATTgacgaagaagatgatgattttcATGAGAATCGTGTTATAGAGGTAAGGTGGAGGGAGGCCCTTGATGGGTTAGATCATTTGCAGGTACTTGGTCAGCCTGGAGCTTCAGGTGGTCTCATTGATGTTGCTGCCGAGCCATTTGAAGGGGTGAATGTGGATGATCTTTTTGGTCTTCGCAGGCCTTTGGGTTTTGACCGTCGGCGTCAGAGTGGCAGGTCTTCCTTTGAGCGTTCTGTCACAGAAGTAAATGGATTTCAACATCCTCTTCTGTTAAGGCCATCCCAGTCAGGGGATCTGGTTTCTATGTGGTCATCAGGTGGGCATTCATCCAGGGATTTAGAAGCTTTGTCATCTGGGAGCTTTGATGTAGCTCATTTTTACATTGATGCTCCTGTTCTTCCATATGAACATGTACCTAGTAGTATATTTGTTGATCGTTCGGGTAGTGCAGCACCCCCACCTTTGTCTGATTATTCTGTAGGTATGGACTCGTTGCATACACAGGGACGAAGAGGGCCTGGTGATGGCAGGTGGACAGATGATGGTCAGCCGCAAGCAGGTGCCCAAGCAGCTGCAATCGCACAAGCAATAGAGGAACAGTTCCTGTCACAGCTGTGCAGTGTACCTGCAACCAATGTTCCCACTGAGAGGCAGTTCCAGAATTCAGGAGTGCAGGAGAATCAACCATCTGATCCTCTATCCAATGATGGTCAAGTTGTGGTGGATGGCGATAACACCAGCAACCAGCAACTTGAAGTTCATCAAGAAATTGGCAATGAAGATACCCGCTATCAGCCTAATCCAACAGTTgaaactgttccttgcaacgaaCAGGTTGATCCTCGGCCTTCACTCAATGATGCAGGTGAAGGTCCACAGGTGGATGAACCTATGTTAGTTCAACCAATTTCTCTGAACAGTACACCAAATGGTCTTGATAACATGGAAATTGGAGATGGTGATGGCACTGCATGTGATCAAGTTGAGACAATGCCGGAGCTTGCCAACTCATCTGCAGAACAACATGCTGCTTTGCATTATGAAGGGGTCCCTGAAGTACCTGCAAGTCTCAATGAAGTGCCTATTCAGGCTGTGGGATCTGCAATTGGTGGTCTGTCCGATAATCCTCTGTTGGTTGATTCTGTTTCAGCGATGCCTAATGTGGATCATGTGAATGCTGATGTTGAAATGAATGGTGCTGATGCTGATGCTGATGGAAATCAGCTCGAGCAATCCATGCTTGCTTCTGAACGAGGTGCCGACGAGCCCTCATCCAGGCAAGAGACATTGGTTGCTCGGGATGCTGCCCAGGCTGACCAGACTGGTTTAGATAATGGGGCTCCTGCTACAAACGCAATTGATCCAACCTTCCTGGAGGCCTTACCCGAAGATTTACGAGCAGAAGTTCTAGCTTCCCAGCAGGCTCAGTCTGTTCAACCTCCAACTTATGCTCCACCTTCTGTTGATGATATTGATCCTGAATTTCTGGCTGCCCTTCCTCCAGACATCCAAGCAGAGGTTTTGGCACAACAAAGGGCACAGCGGATTGCACAGCAGGCTGAAGGACAGCCTGTTGACATGGATAATGCTTCAATAATTGCGACTTTTCCTGCTGATTTGCGTGAAGAG GTGCTTTTGACATCTTCAGAAGCAGTATTATCAGCATTACCTTCTCCATTACTTGCCGAAGCCCAAATGCTAAGGGACCGAGCAATGAGTCACTATCAGGCTCGCAGCCTGTTTGGTAGCAGCCACAGGCTAAGTAGTCGTAGAAATGGTTTGGGGTTTGATAGGCAGACAGTGATGGATAGGGGTGTTGGAGTTACAATTGGAAGGAGGGCTGCTTCTACTATTGCAGATAGCATGGAGGTGAAGGAAATGGAAGGCAAGCCACTTTTGGATGCAAATGCATTGAAAGCTTTGATCCGCCTCCTAAGGTTGGCGCAG CCTCTTGGGAAAGGCCTTCTGCAAAGACTTCTGTTGAACCTTTGTGCACATAGTACCACAAGGGCAACTTTGGTTCGCCTTTTGCTCGATATGATTAAACCTGAGGCTGAAGGGTCAATCAGTGGATTGGCAACAATTAACTCCCAGAGGCTTTATGGCTGTCAGTCAAATGTTGTTTATGGTCGATCACAGTTGTTGGAtg GTCTTCCTCCCTTGGTTTTGCGTCGAATTCTGGAAATCTTGACCTATTTGTCTACAAATCATACTTCTATTGCCAATATGTTGTTCTACTTGGATCCCTCAATTGTTTCGGAGCCTCTAAGTCCAAaatatctggaaaccaagatggaTAAAGGAAAGGAGAAAATTGATGATCGAGGTGATTCATTAAAACCTCTGGGAGACGCTGATGATATTCCTTTGATCCTGTTCCTGAAGCTTTTGAACCGACCACTTTTTCTACGCAGCACTGCTCATCTTGAGCAG GTCATGGGATTGCTTCAAGTAGTAGTTTTTATGGCAGCATCAAAATTAGAGAGCCAGGCTCAATCTGGACAGGCGAGGGAGACTTCCCAAAAACAAACTGTTGGTGAAGCTTCTAGTGATGTTCCAAGTGTTCCGCCTGTGGTTGCAGAGGCAAGCGAAGAAGACAAAGCTGCCAGTGCTGGGTTATCCGTTTCTGATGAAAAGAGGAGCATTGATGCATCTAGTATTTTCTTGCAGTTGCCACAAGCTGATTTGCGCAATCTGTGCAGCCTTCTTGGTCGTGAAGG GCTGTCAGATAAAGTGTACATGCTAGCTGGAGAAGTGCTTAAGAAGTTGGCCTCAGTTGTTGCAACCCATCGTAAATTCTTTACTTCGGAGCTTTCAGAATTAGCTCATGGGTTGAGCAGTTCAGCTGTCAGTGAGCTTGTTACCTTGAGGAACACACACATGCTGGGTCTAAGTGCTGGCTCCATGGCTGGGGCAGCAATCCTACGTGTGCTACAGGCACTCAGCTCACTCACCTCACCCACCTCACCAACTGTTGATGAGAATATGAACCTGGAGCACAATGGGGAACAGGAGGAGCAAGCTACCATGTGGAACTTAAGTATTGCACTTGAGCCATTGTGGCAGGAATTGAGCGAATGTATTAGTGTGACAGAGATGCAGCTCATTCAGAGCACTTTTGGTCGGACTATGTCAAATATTACTGTAGGGGAGCATGTACAGGGGAGCTCTTCTTCATCCCCTCTTCCTCCGGGAACCCAGAGACTCTTGCCCTTCATTGaagctttctttgttttgtgtgaAAAGCTACAGGCAAACCAATCCATTGTGCAACAAGATCACATGAGCATAACTGCGAGAGAAGTCAAAGAGTCTTCTGGGAGTTCTTCCTCAACCACAGCATACATGGGGGATTCTCAGAGAAAACTTGATGGTGCTGTCACATTTTCCAGATTTGCAGAAAAGCACCGCCGGCTTTTGAATACTTTTATTAGACAGAATCCTGGCTTGTTGGAGAAATCACTTTCTATGATGCTAAAGGCTCCCAGACTTATTGATTTTGATAACAAGAGAGCATATTTCCGCTCCAGAATAAGGCAACAGCATGAGCAACACCTCTCTGGCCCTCTGCGGATAAGTGTTCGGCGGGCATATGTTTTGGAGGATTCATACAATCAATTGAGGATGCGACCTACTCAGGATCTTAGGGGAAGATTGAATGTGCAGTTCCAAGGTGAAGAGGGTATTGATGCTGGGGGTTTGACAAGAGAATGGTATCAACTGCTGTCGAGAGTTGTATTTGACAAGGGAGCATTGCTTTTCACAACTGTGGGGAATAATGTGACTTTTCAGCCAAACCCTAATTCTGTCTACCAGACAGAACATTTATCTTACTTCAAGTTTGTGGGTCGTGTG GTTGCCAAGGCATTGTTTGACGGGCAGCTTTTGGATGTTTACTTTACTCGGTCTTTCTACAAGCACATTCTTGGTGTAAAGGTGACTTACCATGACATAGAGGCTGTTGATCCTGATTATTACAAGAATTTGAAGTGGATGCTGGAG AATGATGTGAGTTATGTACCTGACTTGACATTTAGTATGGATGCTGATGAGGAGAAGCACATCCTTTATGAGAAAACTCAG GTCACTGATTACGAGCTTAAACCTGGAGGAAGAAACATAAGGGTTACTGAAGAAACAAAGCACGAGTATGTAGACCTTGTTGCTGATCATATCCTGACAAATGCTATTCGTCCTCAAATCACTTCATTCCTCGACGGTTTCAATGAATTGGTCCCAAGGGAACTTATTTCCATTTTTAATGATAAAGAGCTTGAGCTACTAATCAGTGGACTTCCTGAAATTGATT TGGATGATTTGAAGGCCAACACTGAGTATACTGGCTATACCTCAGCATCTAGCGTTATTCAATGGTTTTGGGAGGTTGTCAAAGGATTTAACAAGGAAGACATGGCCAGACTGCTGCAGTTTGTAACTGGAACATCAAAG GTTCCATTGGAGGGTTTCAAGGCTTTGCAGGGTATCTCTGGGCCTCAGAAGTTTCAGATTCACAAAGCATATGGTGCTCCCGAGCGTTTGCCTTCAGCTCACACATG CTTCAATCAGCTAGACCTTCCTGAGTACACCTCCAGGGAACAGCTTCAAGAACGCTTGCTGCTTGCCATTCATGAAGCCAGTGAAGGCTTTGGCTTTGGCTAA